A DNA window from Argiope bruennichi chromosome X2, qqArgBrue1.1, whole genome shotgun sequence contains the following coding sequences:
- the LOC129959871 gene encoding uncharacterized protein LOC129959871 yields MWTAFSALGKNCVDSSHLDGERTFYRFRTEVISVGQLICVHDILFGKGRTSITTTVFSVPCTCYPSVQMLNARKYSLKMTPRCKKFKDTMLKVLKQMINAFDQWMQ; encoded by the exons ATGTGGACTGCCTTCTCAGCTCTTGGCAAAAATTGTGTTGATAGCAGTCATCTGGATGGCGAGAGGACTTTCTATCGGTTCCGTACAGAAGTAATATCG GTTGGACAACTTATCTGTGTCCATGACATTTTGTTTGGCAAAGGCAGGACGTCAATCACAACTACTGTTTTCTCAGTTCCATGTACATGCTATCCATCTGTACAAATGCTGAATGCGAGGAAGTATTCTCTTAAAATGACACCAAGATGCAAGAAATTCAAGGACACG atgTTAAAGGTTTTGAAGCAAATGATCAATGCATTTGATCAATGGATGCAATGA